The Peromyscus eremicus chromosome 2, PerEre_H2_v1, whole genome shotgun sequence genome includes the window GAGTTTTCTTCCTCGGAGCTCAGCAACACAGTCTGGAGCAAGTGTGCACAGGAGAGGCCAGTTCTAAGAACAAGCCAAGAAGACGGGGCTTGGTGGTGGTCACAGATGATGAAGGATAAGAGCCTGGACTAGAGGGGAGATGCCAACCTGTGGTCTGAAAGATTAAAGTTCCAGATCTGGGTACAAGTCAAGGGCATCGCGGGTAGCTTGGAAGGACCAGGGGCAAGGTGTGGAGAATAAGGAGCTACCAGCGGGTCAGAGATGGAACATCAAAGGAGCCAGAGTCGGAAGTGGTCAGGGAGAGGGGACAAAGGCTGCACAAGTGTCCAAAGAGGCCGAGTGGAGAGGGCAGGGGAAAGTTGTAGGAGTCAGGGTACAGCGTCCTGGAGGGCAGGAGCTGGGTTCAGAGACGTCCATGGGCTTGGGGCTGGAGGTGGAAGAGCACGGGGGCGACCTTAGAGGCACGGTGTATGGGAGGGGCGTGGAGCGGTCCAAGGCCAACAGTAAGGGCCGGAGGGAGCAAGGCTGGGCCGTCCGAAGACTCGGACAGGATCACCGCGGAGGAACACACAGCCCCCGGTGGCCTTTGGAACCCGCGGAGCAAAACAGCAGCTTCCAAGCCCTTTGCGAGAGCGAAGGGGCCGCGCTCCAAGCGCCCCGCGCGTCGCGTCCGCCTCCCCCCCACGTCACCTGAGCACAACCGCGACCCACCTCACTCCCGCAGCTCGGTCAGGGACAGCGCCGCCTCGGTGGGCGGAGAAAGGAGCCGGAGCCGGAACCCACAGAGGACCCGCCTCTGCAGCGTCGGGATTGGATTCTGGGAACATTCTTCCTCTCTATGGCCAATGAACATTGGTCTAGGGCGCGGCATGCTGGGAGTTGTAGTCCTGAGGTGGTTTGCGTCGCTGAAAACATTTGCCTACTTCAGAACACAGCTGTGAAGCTGTCTTTGCTTCTAAGGTCATcaggtttcttttctgttttacttttgaaATGGTGGCCCTCGATAGGAGCCTCGCACTTCATTTAAGGTttatagtttaaaattaaaagagcATGTACCTGGAAAGAAGTTTAAAGATAAGTATTCTGAAGTCTTTGTCCAAAAAGCTAAGTGTCCACGTCCAAGGACTGACCTTCAGCCAGGTCGGCCAGTGGCCCAACACAGGGATTTTCTGTATCCTACATGATCCTCTGTTAACCCAACACTCTCATCAATCTGGATACAATAGGCCAGTAAAGTATTCAGAGCTGGATTCCTTCACAATGAAGACAACATACCAAGcaataaatactaaaaattgtAATTTAATAACTgtacaaagacaaacaaaatattcCTTTTGGGCCATGTAATGGCAATTTTTACATACCACCTTGAGTAGGTCACAAAGTTCCCAGATGCTTCATCAGACATTATACTTGTTGTCTCTATGAGGGTAGTTTGTACAAGATTAACATTTAATCAGTAGCTTGAGTAAAGCAGTCACTCTCTTTAATTCCAGTAGGAGCCATCCAATCAGTGGAAGATCTCAGAACAGTTTTGCGGCCTGTCAGGCTTTGGACAGGACATCAGCTCTTTCCCTGCCTTGGACTGGAACTAAAACGTTGGCTCTTTTTAGGTCTCCAACCTGCCAACTTCAGtctcatatttattcattttctgcccccacccccactaacacacacacacacacacacacacacacacacacacacacacacaccctgttgaTTCTGTTTCTCTATGGAATCTTGACTAATACAGGCACTATTGGAAAGAACTTGTAACAGATCTAGTTCCAGAAGGGTCCAGCTGCCTTCCCACCTGCAAATTGATGAGAAGTTCCACAAATAGTCTGAATCACATACACGGGTATGACTTGGAAGTGACTTGCCTTCTTTTTCTAATccacatccaaaaaaaaaaaaaaaaaaaaaaagtatgtgtgattatgtgtgtgtgttggtttatCATTATATGCAGAGAGTTGAAGGCTAGAAAAGGAAGTCtcatcctctggagctggagttccaggtggttgtgaactacctaatatgggtgctagaaaccaaactcaagtcctctgcaagagcaataagctCTTAATCGaccagccatctttccagctctgaattcattattttattgtctcactatgtagaccaagctggtctcaaacttaaagagatccacctgctgggattaaagatgtgcaccaccatacccagcaataAGATATCTTGAATAGATAACTTTCTTGAAAGCAGCAATTTCTGACCCAGAGGCTCTTGTCAAGTCTTGAAGAACAACAGACTTGTTGGTATACTGAGGTGAGTGGCTCAAACTGCCACTTTTTCTCACTGGGCCTCTCTGAACTTCATAAGGTATTCAGAGGGCCAGGGCCACAGACATCTGTAGAGTGACTCAGCACAGCTGGCTGCTTTGTTTACAGCTGTGCCTACCAGCTCCTATGTTGAGGTTTTTTGGGGATTATGGTTCCTGGTCATCATGTAGGTCAATCAATTTTTGAAAACATGTGCATTCTAGATGTCTCCATTTCAGATCAGCTGTTGAAAACACATACTCTGGATGTCTCCAAATTGTGATGTAAACAGcatgaagaaaatagaaaacagtgGGGTACTGACACCTCTGTTTCACTCCTGAACAAAGAAGGAAGGATGTGTGATTCACAAGACATATACTTGTAAAAAGCTGGCTTTGGGAGTTAGAGGCCTgaacttgggggtgggggaggggcagagcatAACAGGCTTTGATGGAAGAAGACGTCGGGGTCTGGGGCTGTAGTTTCACAAGTGAAAACCCATGAGAAGACTGACACTGTGAGAAGTTCCTCTCAGGGCTCCCTCAGGTACAGAGCCTTTTCCCGAGCCTGTACTGAATGCTGCTCGTCCAGCCAACGTCTCCTACTAAACCTCTACCGAGTGAGCTTTGTTCATCTCAAGAATCATCCACCAGGGTAATGGAAATGTCTAGTCTCCAGGGGGAAAAAGGCAGCGTTCAGAATTGAGCTCTGGGAGAAAGGTGGtacaaacagaaaccacagaaggGTCTGGATTTGGGTCAAAGAGATGAGGTACTGGAGAAACAGATGCTGGGCCAGGAGACAGAGTCCAGGGTGCCAGGCTAGAAGATGCTCATGTGAGTGGATCACAGGGCACAGCCCTACAAAGAAGGAGCCTTGAACCCCTGAAGGGCAGGGCTGAGGTTAGATGGCCAGGTATCGTTAAATGGGAGAAGCTCGGAACCTTGAGGAGATAGTAAGGATGGATTCACCTTCAGGGACACGTCTCCATTAGCTtgacttttttcttcttgtttggtGACAATTGATGCCTCTGATTTCTGGAGTTCAGTACAAATGATTAGAGGGGCTGTGTTCCTCCCCTCATCATGAAGACAAGGTTCAAAGAAAGGGCGAAGCGGGCTGGAGAAACTGTGGGTGAACGTAAAGATGTGGGACTTGTCAGTCACGTTGTAGAAGGAGATAACTCCTGCTTCATAGTCCAAGAAAACCCCCACACACTTGGGGGACTCTTTCAGCCGGAAGTAGGTCTGCGGGGACGTGAGAGCTTCATACTCATTCCTACGGCTCTGTCGCACAAGCCAGTGGCCATTGGCAGGTGAGGCTGTGACCTTCCCTTTCCTGCTCACAGACTCACTACACACTCCAAGGATCCATTTGGTCTTCTCACCCACGTACACTTCCCAGTAGTGACAGCCAGTTGTGAAGCACTCAGAACCGAGGACGCTGACAACAAAATCAAACCTCTGCGGGGTGTCAGGGACAGGCCGCTTCTTATCACCAAGCCTCACACATCTCCGATCCTCAGACAGGATGAGTTTGGGATGTGCTGTGTCAGGGTCCAGGGTCACCACCACTGCAGAGTTAGAGGTGAGAAGAGAATTTTATGTTTTAAGGAATCTTCAGGGAGATTTGGAGGGGGAAATCCTCTAGAGGTCTGCAATCTATCATTAatctgctttagtttctgccttTCCCCAACCACCTCCATACTGGAAACAGACTTCTAGCTTGCAGGCAGAAAGCTTGCCTAGTGTATctcaagccctgggttccatctccatcACTACATAAAACAGGTGGAGAGACACAGGAACAGTCCTGGGGAGTGGAACCTGGAGCATCAGTAGCTGGAGGTCATCCTTGGCCTCAGAGAGAATTTGAAACCAGCCAGCACTGCATTAGACtgcctcaaaaagccaaaacacacacaaaaaaaatctggaCTTGGATGTTAGAGCCTGTTCTGGTTGGTTTTCTGTCAACCTAATAACAAGCTAGACTCTAGTGGTTCTCAatgtgtgggtcatgacccctttgggggtcacatatcagataatCTTGTATATTAGATAttaacattacaattcatagcagtagcaaaatgacagttatgaggtagcaatgaaataattttatgattggaggGTCACCATAGCATGAAGACCTGTATTAGAGGGTcacacagcactaggaaggttgagaaccactgggttagagtaatctgggaagagggaaactcaattaagaaaatgcctccttgccgtggggggtggggggttgagggatgaggggaagggggagttgggggggtggggggtagtggcacacatctttaatcccagcactggggaggcagaggcaagtggatctcggtgagttcgaggccagcctggtctacagagcaagttccaggatgaccagggctacacagagaaaacctgtcttgaaaaacagaaaacaacaaaaaaacaaaacaaaatgcttccATCATACTGAACTGTAGGAAAATCTGTTgggttcattttcttgattaatgattgatgtagcaTGACtctgcccattgtgggtagtgtcacccctgggcaggtagtcttgaattgtatgagaaagcaggctggacaagccatagggagcaagccagtaagcagcattcccctATGGTCTGTCCTTTAGGCCCTGCTTCCCAGTTCCTGTGTTGACTTTGCCTGATGAGTTCCTGTaagctgtaagccaaataaacataccctttcctcctgtcttagttactgttgcCATGGCTGTGATGAACCCttgaccaaaaggaacttggggaggaaagggtttatttggcttacatatctgGAGTCACAGTCctttgagggaagccaaggagaAATCATAGATCTGATCCGACTGTGCTACACAGTGACAAACTACTAATAGCACGGTAAATAAAACTACTACTGATGATACTGTAAATAATAAATTTACAGTCTGCATTCAAACGGACGGGATGAAACTTACGTGACAGAAGGACGGACTCTGGAACGGAAACCCGTGAGGTTGGTTTAACTTACCAAAATGCAGTCGGGCTCTTCTCCAGCCTGAAAGGCAAAGGCGGGGCTTGTTAATGCAGAGTAGAAACGGAGGCAGCCCAGAGGGCGGAGCCAAACCCGGGGCAAGAGCATCTCACCTGCATTGGCTGCGGCTCTTTTCAGCTCTGGGGAAGAGGAAACGGAGTGAGCTGTCTGTCACTGGACTTATGGGGCAGGAGGTCAGTTGGTATGGAAATTATAAAAACGTGGGAAACTTACTCAGTTCCTTCCGGAGTTTCTCTGAAGAATAAAAACGGTTGGACACATCAGAACAAGGGCATTGCAATGCTTCGGTCCCTCACACCCACATTCCTACAGCAGATTAGAAGCAGCAGCCATGTCCTGGGACTTCCCCATAATGATGTCTGTGAGCTGTGGCCTAGGGGTCACAGAGATATGACAGATGACCCCCAAAAACCTTACCTTCAGGTCCAATAAATACTACATGTCACACTTGTAGGTGACAATATAAGCGAAGTGTGTGAAGATGTTGTCAAATAAAGTATGTTTATGTAAAACTGTCACCAAATCCCTATTAAATTTTGTTAGCAAATATATTTTCTCTATGTAAAATATGTAGACATGTCACATGCcttcagttttttgttgtttgtttgttttcttattttttggtttgttggtagtggtttttgttttgttttattttgtttttgacacagggtctcactacgtagctctcactggcctggaacttgatatacataccaggttggcctcaaactcacagatttgcctgcctctgcctcttgagggctggggttaaaggtatgtgctaccatgcctggcaggtgttttttgttattattaaatgttaaaaattggttcctgccaggcggtggtggcacacacctttaatcccagcactcgagaggcagaggcaggtggatctctgtgagttcaaagccagcctggtctacagcacgagatccaggacaggcaccaaaactacacagagaaaccctgtctcgaaaaacaaaaaaacaaaaaacaaaaacaacaacaacaacaaaaattggtTCCCATGGATGAAAATGGCTGAGAATTCAGAAGTCCATGTCACATTCAAGTGGAGACTCAATAGACCCTGCCTCAGGAAATACTATGCCTGGGTATGAAGGACATCCAGATGGCCTCCCCTAAGAGGAGGTGCGTAAGTGCTATGaggacagagaagcagagagcGTTCACAATAGGGCTGTGGAGAGCCAGGAACCCCGCAGCTTCCGTAGTCTGCATTACCCTGTTCCCCGGCCCACAGAGTGAAACTGAGTCACTCAGCACAAAGCAGAGACAGCAGTGGCAAGAAGATGGTGTAACAGAACTTGACAGAACTTACTGAGGGCTTTGTGGAGTCTTCCTgcaaaccagagagagagagaagagtaagTGACCAGAGCCTGACCCTTTATCCTTGGGCGGCTCACCACTCCACCACCCCTGCAAAGGAAAGGTCGGAGCTACCTCCATCAGCTCCTAACCCAATCCTGGCTTTGAAGGTCAGACTCAAGAGTCCAACGGAGCTGATGTCATTTTCCTGGCGGCAGGCTGCCCTTTGGTTCTCCTTTCCCTTTGTTTCTGTCTGGTCTCACTTCCTCTGTCTGTTTCCACATTCGTAATTCCagtacgtgtgcgtgtgcgtgtgtgcgtgcacgtacTTGCATGCCTCTTTTGCCGCCTGTTTACAGTATCTAAGGTGTAAATGTAGCTGAAGGCCCAGCACTGACTCACTCGCTGGAGTGACTTTGTAATTCTCTATAGCAATTCTCCAAAGTTACTGTTTCCACAATTCGGGGTCCCGGGAAGCTTGGAATATTTATATGTTTCCTATGCTTTGCAAGAGTGCTTCTAGCTTCTCTAGAGGGCCCGCCTGGCCCGTGGGTTCCCCAGCCTAGCATTATCCTTGCCAGAGAACTGGAGCTATGCGTCCGAGTCCACCCAGGTAAGGGCTAGACACAGCGTAGGCTCTTGGGCTTGGAACAGTGCCACAGCCTCTCAGGAGCTTAGTTAGGATTTATGGCTGTCACTTCCATGACTGCTACCATTCACCATTTCCTGCTCTTACATAGAGTGAGATGGGAACCTCTTAACAGGGACATCCTTGGAATTATTATTCCTGCTTTGAAGAAAATGGGCTGAGGCTTAGAAGGACATGAAATCTTCTCAAGGTCATTTAACTAGTAAGTGACCAAGGAGGCAGGATTCCAATTCAAGTCTGTCTGACTTCCCTTACCATCACATAACGCTGTTCCTTTTTGTTCTTGGGCAGAACAGCCAGTGTGACTGCAGTGTATACTccacactccaactccaggtTGGGGAGAAAAGAGGTAGGGCACAGATTCTAACATCACTGAACTAGGAGCTGTCAAGCCAGTGATGTATCTTCTTAGCAAGACTTCAAACGCGTCTTTTAACTTTTGTCCTGGGTGGACCCCAGCACACGTCCATCCAATTAGTGATGATGAAGTGGCATTGAGAGAAAAGAGTCCCAGACTCTGTGACAGATCTTTCGAAAAGGTTTTCTCTTTTAACACTGGAACTTACTATCCACATGTTACAGATGAGGAATCCAGAGTTCAGGGCAAGACTGAATTATGCAACTCCACGATACGGCAGACCAGCAAGTTGAGTCAAGTACTGTTGACCCCAGAGCCAGCAGCCCTTCCATGGCACCACGCCACCTCTCTCCATGTCAAGGTCATGTAGATTCCTGAGATTCTCATGCATCCCATGTGACCTTGTTGATATACGTTTCAGTCACATGCAGACCTCCTACTAAAATGATTGCTAGAAAGGCTGAGGAAGGGAGCACGTGGTGATCCAGACATGCATTTGAGCACTGGCATCTCCTCACCTGCTGCCCCCAACTCCATCGCCCCTTGACACTGGTAACTAACTTCTAGTTCTATGGAGGGGCTGCTGGCATTTGATGTAAGTAGAAAGAATGTCATATTTGTTCCTGCCTCTCGTTCTGTACATACCTTTTTCTTTGGCATGGTCTTCCAGAAGATTctctagagaaagaaaaggaaaagcaaataaGACTCTTGGCCATTTCTGTGGAGGGTCCTGAGTCCCTCTCGGTTTTATCAGCTCTTGAACTGCCCCAACTCTGCCGTCTCCATTTCCACCCCTCCTGATCCAGCCCGTCATCTCTCTTCTGAACAGCAAAAATGGGAACCCAATTTGTCTCGCATGTCCTGTCTTACTCCTCTGGTCTCGTCACATCACAGTAgccaaagagcactcttcaaagcGTGACTCTGATCAGATGTCCCCATTCAGTGCTTTACCACTGCTTTTAGGAGAAAGACTGAGTTCCTCCATCATCCCAAACAGAAGGTGGTGGAACTTTCAGGTACAAAATTTAGTTCTGTGAGATACAGAAATCAACAAGACAAAAGCATGTCCCCCAGCCCTGCCCAGGACACTTACCTACCTCCATCACCTGTTCATAGAGGAGCTTCTctagaagggagagagggaagagcgAGCTCAGCTTGGGAAGCACTTTTCCTCACACGCATTGTTGCCCAGACATGGCCTAAGCCGTCTAAATGAGACTGACCCCTTGCCAATAGAGGTGTGTAGCCATTTGAAAAGATCAGAATCTTCACACCatcaattggaggaagagatgttgGGTTATGTAACTTTCCAAATCCTTTGCAATCAAGAGCCCAAGAAATGTGACCATTTTAATAAGGGTTTTATTTATATCCAAATTTATATCCAAATGAATATAATTGGATCTCCTGATTAGAAGTCTCTAATTCCTTAGTTAATTAGAAAGCTGCCAGGGTTGGTTCTGATCTAATTTATCAAAGGGTGAGAATTCACAGCTCTGCTCAGAGCCTCTCTGCGGTTACTCCATTCCCTCTGCCATGTGAGCCCCTGGTATATGACTGTCCCACTTTTCAACTTGCAGGGTCTCCCACCTTCCATGTCCACATCTgtttctgttggtcttttcccaGAGCAGTCACAGTCTCCCACAGCCCTTGCACCCctcacaccccaacacacacctcTCCCCACAGCTTCCAAGTTACCTTTTGACCTTTTTTGTTTACAGATGACCCAAATGCCAAGAAGGATGAGGAGTCCCAAGATAGGCAAGACCACAGAGAGAGCCACCTCTGGAGAGGACAGACTTGTAGGAGCTGGGGCTGAAACAGAGACCACCAGTGACCACCCTCAAGGAGACATCTGATAGCACCTCCCTGTCTCAGAGGGCAGACGGCTCAGGCACAGCCAAGCGTCTCCATCACCTAGGGAGAGCCCTGCCAAGACTGACGAGGCTCTTTGCTTCTCTTGGGAACTCAAACTCTGGGTCACAAGGAGAAAAGGGGTGTTCACATCTCATGAAGGCCTCTCAACCACAAGCTCACCCTGTCCTCTAACTCCGTGGACAAATATTCCAGGTCTTCAAAGTCCTGAGTGCAGCATCCTTCAGGagtcctgcctgcctgctcctcAAATCTTTTCTATTGTTCAACCCCAGGCTTGGCTGGAACAgcgtgttccaggccagcctctctGCTCCACCATCAGCAGCGGCAATCCGAGGTCTATGGACCGCAGCAGCAGGCCTAAAGCCCAGACAGGAAGGGAAAAAGAGTAcaggggggtgtgggggaggatTGCATGGTTGTGTTCTCAGGAGGCAAGACTGGAAAGGGGTAATAGAGCTGCGGTAAGTGGTGGGGAATCtcagctggctgtgtccttgctCAACCAGTGGGTGGCTCTAGGCAAGAGACCCAGCCTCTCCCAACCTGGGTtaactcatctgtaaaatggagatggtAAGAGTCCTAGTTCCCTGGGACTGTGGGGATGGAACAGACTTAAATAAGTCACTTTAAACTTTTATTAGCTAGAGAGAGGCAATggcagaagtggggggggggcataaAGGGAGGAATGAAGGGAAGGCTTGGCAGATGTACAGGAGCCTTTTCTCTACCAATTTATTTTATCATATGACTCTGTATTTCAAGGGGATTTCAAAGCTTCACACTTTTTAACCCagcagttctatttttttttttactctgttctGAATGAGCTCCCAAATATGTGTGAAGATGCCCACTGCATCATTAGTTATAACATGAGGGGAGAAATTACAAAGCATCTGGAGTCCCAGAGACAGCCTCCGGTTAATTTGTTTTGATGTATAGCCCCACAATGAAATTTGATGCCCCCCATAACTAATTTATGAAAAATACTTAAGGATATAGACAAAAAAATAGCTAAAGTCTTGAGAAGTGAGAAAAGAAATGAGGTacagatatgcacacatacacaggagcgCGTGCACACTCCTCAGAGGGTATGTGCATGTAGGTAAGTCTTGAGAGAGCAAGATCCCCCAAAATGTTAGCAGTAGTTCTCTATAATTTATGAGATTATATGCCATTGTTTTAATTTCTCTAAAATGTTCCACtttttcaggtttatttttttttacaatatacaTTCTTAGAGCTATAATATGACATAattcatagaacaaaaaaatggaaaatttaattttaaattttttatatgtatgagtgttttgcttgcatgtatgtctgtgtaccatgtgtgtttctggtgccccaaccactgagccatctccctaccccTGAAAACTCTTTATAAAGTTCCCACTGAGGTAGGAGTTTCCTCTCAGGAGCCTCGAGCTGATTTGCACCCCAGCATTACCTCCAATAACCATGAACGTTGTCTTCTCTTGGCCAAGGACCTCATTACGGACAGTACAGGACACATTTCCCGGAGCACTGTCCCTGACTCTGCTGAATGCTGCTGTTCGGAATAGCCCAGTTTCGTCCAGGGAGTGGTCCTCTGATAAAGATAAGAGCAGTCTGCCCTCAGCGTCTCTCCACTCCGTCCATGGCTTTGGGAACCATCCCATTGACCGGCACGCCAGCTGGATCCACCCAGCATCATAGCCCTCCACGTGGATGAAGGGGTCAGAACCTAAAACTGAAGAGGACAGACTGCCTGATTGAGGTGACTGGCGGGGACGTGGCAAGGTCACGATCCAAGCCAGTGTCCTGccctccaccccttcctctgATGGACAGCCACAGCTGTTAACAGAACTATAGTTTCTGCCCTCTTACCCTTACCCACAGCTGCTCTGTCCACCACAATGGGATAAAATAGTCCATCCAAATGAAG containing:
- the Ermap gene encoding erythroid membrane-associated protein isoform X3 → MERPPSPSGSWLLGCLLTLAFLQLPAQVSGDADKFYLAPLGGTAELPCPLLLWPGMVLSEVRWQRPAHLPHTAQAVHVLQDGQDSDGDLMPEYKGRTELVRDANSYTLYIRNVRLEDRGPYQCQFRVGNQSREGNVTLQVAGSDPFIHVEGYDAGWIQLACRSMGWFPKPWTEWRDAEGRLLLSLSEDHSLDETGLFRTAAFSRVRDSAPGNVSCTVRNEVLGQEKTTFMVIGAPAPTSLSSPEVALSVVLPILGLLILLGIWVICKQKRSKEKLLYEQVMEVENLLEDHAKEKGRLHKALKKLRKELKLKRAAANAGWRRARLHFVVVTLDPDTAHPKLILSEDRRCVRLGDKKRPVPDTPQRFDFVVSVLGSECFTTGCHYWEVYVGEKTKWILGVCSESVSRKGKVTASPANGHWLVRQSRRNEYEALTSPQTYFRLKESPKCVGVFLDYEAGVISFYNVTDKSHIFTFTHSFSSPLRPFFEPCLHDEGRNTAPLIICTELQKSEASIVTKQEEKSQANGDVSLKVNPSLLSPQGSELLPFNDTWPSNLSPALQGFKAPSL
- the Ermap gene encoding erythroid membrane-associated protein isoform X1 codes for the protein MERPPSPSGSWLLGCLLTLAFLQLPAQVSGHTGDADKFYLAPLGGTAELPCPLLLWPGMVLSEVRWQRPAHLPHTAQAVHVLQDGQDSDGDLMPEYKGRTELVRDANSYTLYIRNVRLEDRGPYQCQFRVGNQSREGNVTLQVAAPAPTSLSSPEVALSVVLPILGLLILLGIWVICKQKRSKEKLLYEQVMEVENLLEDHAKEKGRLHKALKKLRKELKLKRAAANAGWRRARLHFVVVTLDPDTAHPKLILSEDRRCVRLGDKKRPVPDTPQRFDFVVSVLGSECFTTGCHYWEVYVGEKTKWILGVCSESVSRKGKVTASPANGHWLVRQSRRNEYEALTSPQTYFRLKESPKCVGVFLDYEAGVISFYNVTDKSHIFTFTHSFSSPLRPFFEPCLHDEGRNTAPLIICTELQKSEASIVTKQEEKSQANGDVSLKVNPSLLSPQGSELLPFNDTWPSNLSPALQGFKAPSL
- the Ermap gene encoding erythroid membrane-associated protein isoform X2 — its product is MERPPSPSGSWLLGCLLTLAFLQLPAQVSGDADKFYLAPLGGTAELPCPLLLWPGMVLSEVRWQRPAHLPHTAQAVHVLQDGQDSDGDLMPEYKGRTELVRDANSYTLYIRNVRLEDRGPYQCQFRVGNQSREGNVTLQVAVLGSDPFIHVEGYDAGWIQLACRSMGWFPKPWTEWRDAEGRLLLSLSEDHSLDETGLFRTAAFSRVRDSAPGNVSCTVRNEVLGQEKTTFMVIGAPAPTSLSSPEVALSVVLPILGLLILLGIWVICKQKRSKEKLLYEQVMEVENLLEDHAKEKGRLHKALKKLRKELKLKRAAANAGWRRARLHFVVVTLDPDTAHPKLILSEDRRCVRLGDKKRPVPDTPQRFDFVVSVLGSECFTTGCHYWEVYVGEKTKWILGVCSESVSRKGKVTASPANGHWLVRQSRRNEYEALTSPQTYFRLKESPKCVGVFLDYEAGVISFYNVTDKSHIFTFTHSFSSPLRPFFEPCLHDEGRNTAPLIICTELQKSEASIVTKQEEKSQANGDVSLKVNPSLLSPQGSELLPFNDTWPSNLSPALQGFKAPSL